The DNA region ATCGAGGCAGCTGAAGTCGAGGCCTCCGGTTTGAAGGGTGTGCAGGAGTTCGCCGATGACGTACGGCATTGGCCAACGGTGTTTGATGACGACGCCCTGACCGCGGCATTGTTCGGGCTCGGGGCGTTCATCGAGAAAGCCGGAACCGGTGGCGGGCTCTTTCGTATGCTGCAAGCACAAGGTTGCCAGAATATCGCCGATCTCCTCGGGGACGCCGCCGCAGCCGAAGCGGCGGCCGCGGCCCGACACGCTTCCCAAGCGTGGTCTGAGCTTGCGGCCGCAGCCACCGATGCCGGCACATCGCTACGGAGTCGTAGTCTCGCTGCGGCCAAAATCGCCGCGACGATCCCGGACTCCGAAACACGCCTCGTCGAAGCCCTCGAAACGGCCAGTCGATCCGTTGGCACTGTCGATACCGGCCTCGAGGCTTATCTGAAAGGCTATCTGTGAGCGACACTTCAAACGAATCGAGTTTCCTGGAGACAACTGGGTTCCTCGATTGGCAGCACGACGATGTACAGCGCTTCACCGAGGACGCGGTCGGTGACGTTCGTGACCCTGTGCAGAAGGCGAGGTTGATCTTCACCGCTGTGCGGGACAGGATTTGGTACGATCCCTATAGCACCGACGACGATCCCGAGCATTATCGGGCGAGCTATGTAGCGACAGCGTCGAGGGCGTATTGCATACCGAAGGCGGTGCTGCTGACCGCGGCAGCTCGTGCGGCGGGCATTCCGGCCCGGCTCGGATTCGCGGACGTGCGCAACCATCTGCAGACCACCACATTGCGTGCCCGGATGGGAGGTACCGACGTGTTCGTCTACCACGGATATAGCGAATTACAACTCAACAACCGCTGGGTGAAGGCCACTCCGGCGTTCAATGCCGAGCTCTGCGCGCGATTCGGTGTACCTCCGATCGACTTCGACGGCCACACCGATGCGCTCCTCCATGCCTACGACGGTGGGGGAAGCCAACACATGGAGTACCTCAACGACCGCGGTTGGTACCACGATCTCCCCTTCACCGACATCGTTACAGAGTTGCATCACCGGTACGGCCCGCTCATGGCTGGCGCTGGAGCCCAGCGTGACGCCTTCTCCCAGGAGTTGTGAGGCGCTGCGGACTGTGTGCCAGTTCATTGTGACGCGATCTGGCCGGCTATGAATACACTGCAGTCCAAGGGATTACGGGCAGGACCAGATAGCCGACAGTGTCCTAATCGGAAGGTGTGTCGCAGCGATGATCTCGGCGGGCTAACGAGTCCTACATACATATCTACCGGCGATCAGCCCAGTCGACGCCGGCGCAATTCTTCAGTCGTGTGGTGAACCACGCGCTACGAGGGTCTATTTAGGAGGGTTTCGTCATCGAAGAGCAAGCGGAAGAAGATTCGGCCATCGCATGGTGGCATAGCTTTCAGGATCGTG from Mycobacterium sp. DL includes:
- a CDS encoding transglutaminase-like domain-containing protein: MSDTSNESSFLETTGFLDWQHDDVQRFTEDAVGDVRDPVQKARLIFTAVRDRIWYDPYSTDDDPEHYRASYVATASRAYCIPKAVLLTAAARAAGIPARLGFADVRNHLQTTTLRARMGGTDVFVYHGYSELQLNNRWVKATPAFNAELCARFGVPPIDFDGHTDALLHAYDGGGSQHMEYLNDRGWYHDLPFTDIVTELHHRYGPLMAGAGAQRDAFSQEL